The Toxorhynchites rutilus septentrionalis strain SRP chromosome 3, ASM2978413v1, whole genome shotgun sequence genome includes a region encoding these proteins:
- the LOC129779011 gene encoding uncharacterized protein LOC129779011, which produces MGNKKGPIGWLDKSFFEKVLGQAKNDKSLTVKDFFINRHVSASEQFSSTLYRAIVSYRSKDRLEQIAFVIKLTSSKTNRLDDVASFENEANLYKDTIRRMQSLFKTSGEANVQLAPELVFVSVDPQPMIILEDVSSKKYELHKGLMNLTNSMLVARKLAIFHASSYSLLNDTKNKNPINVSNGLFNGTANDGVKFMEQNFVIFVEEISKWSGFEKYAENFKKLIPSFWPLGLDIFKQDNRAFATTVLNHGDFHYNNMLVQFDSSRTCVSDILFIDFQLSFYGTPAVDLIYFLYLVCDRETRDNHRQELIYHYHLALVETLTKIGFLGKIPTLLDLNCDLLRCGFLEVIISVCFMPFLFADYNAIQNVFSSAQNATEYRRQLYNNPQYGKLIEGLLPYFLHKGFIC; this is translated from the exons ATGGGTAATAAAAAAGGTCCAATCGGTTGGCTGGATAAAAGCTTCTTTGAGAAGGTGTTAGGCCAAGCGAAAAATGACAAATCACTAACGGTGAAGGATTTCTTCATAAATCGACATGTGAGTGCTAGTGAACAATTTTCGAGCACATTGTATCGGGCCATTGTCAGCTATCGGTCCAAGGATAGGCTGGAACAAATTGCATTTGTCATCAAGCTAACTTCGTCGAAAACTAACCGACTCGATGATGTTGCTTCATTCGAGAATGAAGCCAATCTGTACAAAGATACGATTAGACGGATGCAGAGTTTATTCAAAACTTCAGGTGAAGCTAATGTCCAGTTAGCCCCAGA ACTAGTGTTTGTCTCTGTTGATCCCCAGCCTATGATAATTCTAGAAGATGTATCTTCCAAAAAATATGAGCTTCACAAAGGTTTAATGAATCTGACTAATTCTATGTTGGTAGCCCGGAAGTTGGCGATTTTTCATGCTTCTTCCTATTCTCTGCTGAATGATACCAAG AACAAAAACCCAATAAACGTCTCAAATGGCCTTTTCAATGGGACGGCAAATGACGGAGTGAAATTCATGGAGCaaaatttcgttatttttgtaGAAGAGATATCAAAGTGGAGTGGATTCGAGAAGTAcgcggaaaatttcaaaaagcttATACCGAGCTTTTGGCCTCTTGGTTTAGACATTTTTAAACAAGACAACCGAGCCTTCGCTACCACAGTGTTGAATCACGGCGATTTTCATTACAATAATATGCTTGTTCAATTTGATAGCAGTAGAACATGCGTCTCTGATATACTGTTT ATTGATTTCCAGTTGAGCTTTTACGGTACACCTGCTGTAGATTTGATATACTTCCTATATTTGGTTTGTGATCGTGAAACACGTGATAACCACAGACAGGAACTGATTTATCACTACCACCTGGCACTGGTCGAAACCTTAACAAAAATAGGATTCTTGGGCAAGATTCCTACTTTATTGGATCTAAACTGTGACTTACTGAGATGTGGGTTCTTAGAAGTTATCATTTCAGTTTGCTTCATGCCATTCCTTTTCGCCGATTACAATGCCATACAGAATGTATTCAGCAGCGCTCAAAATGCAACAGAGTATAGGAGACAACTGTACAACAACCCACAATATGGAAAGTTGATCGAAGGTTTATTACCATATTTTCTGCACAAAGGATTCATCTGCTAA
- the LOC129777007 gene encoding uncharacterized protein LOC129777007, with product MATQLDESAIADRINADSLRDILEKYTHNDVEICNYTIEDGAPKGQNFMSTVMRAKVTYKLHDDEQKTISMILKTGLVDSELAENSEYVFKIERDVYGPIMRQIRILLTSYGDCSVFGPKLIHDDTNLLVLEDLSEKGYKQPDRKQRLDMSHCKLLIRKLAKFHAATAVLGRKNPELFKLHTTSAFLDVANQLRLYYLNSIAECISLAKTTTELKQYENFLRTFGENVIERECAVFSQDNEEFPVLNHGDLWLNNVLWKYDSEGNVEDVLLIDYQECFYGSPGIDLNHFLYTSANNDVQSTGFEELIQIYVDELQSALLLFKYDATIPTLESILHEMKKKLDHAVVVTTCIVPALIIERTELATPENMLDDSEQARQARREVFTNPKFVEILKILLPKLAADQ from the exons ATGGCAACACAACTGGACGAGTCAGCGATAGCGGATCGGATAAACGCCGACTCTCTAAGGGACATACTTGAGAAGTACACCCACAACGATGTGGAAATTTGTAATTATACAATTGAAGATGGTGCGCCTAAGGGTCAGAACTTTATGAGCACTGTTATGCGCGCCAAAGTGACTTACAAGTTGCACGATGATGAGCAGAAAACGATATCGATGATTTTGAAAACTGGTTTGGTTGATTCGGAATTAGCCGAAAATTCGgagtatgtcttcaaaattgAACGGGACGTTTATGGGCCAATTATGCGCCAAATAAGGATACTTCTAACGAGTTATGGCGATTGCAGCGTGTTTGGGCCGAAATTAATCCATGACGATACCAACTTATTAGTATTAGAGGACCTATCAGAAAAAGGATATAAACAACCTGATCGTAAGCAAAGGCTCGATATGAGTCATTGCAAATTGTTAATCAGAAAACTGGCCAAGTTCCATGCCGCAACGGCTGTGTTAGGGCGTAAG aaTCCAGAGCTGTTTAAATTGCATACGACTAGCGCATTCCTAGATGTAGCAAATCAACTTCGATTATATTATCTGAATAGCATAGCGGAATGCATATCTCTGGCTAAAACTACAACTGAGCTTAAACAGTATGAAAATTTTCTCAGAACATTTGGGGAAAATGTTATTGAGCGAGAGTGCGCTGTTTTTTCTCAAGACAATGAAGAATTTCCGGTCCTCAATCATGGAGATCTCTGGCTGAATAATGTCTTATGGAAGTACGACAGCGAAGGCAACGTTGAAGATGTTCTGCTC ATCGATTATcaggaatgtttctatggttcgCCAGGTATCGACTTAAATCATTTCCTCTACACATCGGCAAACAATGATGTCCAGAGTACCGGATTCGAAGAACTGATACAAATTTATGTGGATGAACTACAATCAGCATTATTGTTGTTCAAATATGACGCAACGATACCCACACTGGAATCAATTCTGCACGAGATGAAAAAGAAACTCGACCACG CGGTGGTCGTGACAACATGCATCGTTCCGGCTTTGATAATCGAGAGAACAGAACTGGCTACGCCCGAAAACATGCTCGATGATAGCGAGCAGGCTCGGCAGGCACGACGGGAGGTTTTCACCAATCCCAAATTtgttgaaatcttgaaaattttgctGCCCAAACTGGCTGCTGACCAGTAA
- the LOC129774120 gene encoding uncharacterized protein LOC129774120, translating into MTDETWRIVYERRKAKADIGQVRTRSAKAAARQRYADLEKAIKRSCGRDKRDWTNSLAEEGEIAAANGDIRILYDISRCLSGVRTNARMPLKDREGQLMTERTDQLKRWTEHFGELFRAPSEDDQQNPQRTVPTVRRINRVNSAVPSLAEIEAAMKSMTSNKAPGIDCIPAEMLKADPSVSVDVASTFHRYLETATFSADWMQGILVKVPKKGDLSECGNWRGIAMLCVTLKILCKVILNRIQEKIDATLR; encoded by the coding sequence ATGACGGATGAAACCTGGAGGATCGTCTATGAGCGGAGAAAGGCGAAAGCCGACATTGGGCAGGTGCGCACTAGATCGGCTAAAGCAGCTGCCCGCCAGCGTTATGCTGACCTAGAGAAGGCAATCAAACGATCTTGTGGACGGGACAAGAGAGACTGGACCAACTCCTTAGCCGAAGAGGGAGAAATAGCTGCCGCCAATGGAGATATCCGCATATTGTACGATATTTCTCGTTGCCTTAGTGGTGTCAGGACAAATGCCAGAATGCCGCTGAAAGATCGAGAAGGTCAATTAATGACAGAGCGTACAGATCAGCTCAAGCGTTGGACTGAGCACTTCGGCGAACTCTTCCGAGCTCCAAGCGAGGATGATCAACAAAACCCGCAGCGTACGGTACCTACAGTGCGGCGCATTAACCGCGTCAACTCCGCGGTGCCGTCATTAGCTGAAATAGAAGCGGCAATGAAAAGCATGACATCCAATAAAGCGCCAGGAATAGACTGCATTCCTGCTGAAATGCTCAAAGCTGACCCAAGTGTCAGCGTAGATGTTGCATCAACTTTTCACAGATATTTGGAAACCGCGACTTTTTCGGCCGACTGGATGCAGGGCATTTTAGTAAAAGTCCCAAAGAAAGGAGATCTTTCCGAATGTGGTAACTGGCGTGGCATCGCGATGCTATGTGTGACTCTGAAAATACTTTGCAAAGTTATCCTTAATAGGATACAAGAGAAAATCGACGCTACTCTCCGATGA
- the LOC129778453 gene encoding uncharacterized protein LOC129778453 codes for MEPVSAAEKYPYITKEYLEGALRKEQFDNSITIKEYCVEPALAKGENYSADILRVKINYVTGSKNHRIQTYIIKSALTSEGMADILEEYDMFHREIAVYNNILPKVEQMLANVGYTRKLAPIAHVVCAENPKHFIFEDLALQGFQNADRKQGLTYKQLEMVLEKISKFHAATAFLYSRDEESMCDHNYRNINEEIQHLYPLFENGVVSTAEQAAKWPTTSKTIAKKLSKLEKTVIAKGCNVYTRDDTSFNVLNHGDLWVNNVMFKFDSRKNLIDSILVDYAVGFFGSPAIDLSYLLFTSSCNDVTTDQFDLLLQFYHSQLVDCLMKLGYTKTLPTLLDIQVDMLRKGFVGIMFATFLIPLRLMEDTTNADLGNLLSMSAEAVNFRRQIFSHPNYQCRMEYLLNYFDRKGYLD; via the exons ATGGAACCTGTGAGTGCCGCCGAAAAATATCCCTATATCACGAAAGAATACTTGGAAGGCGCACTGCGTAAGGAGCAGTTTGATAATTCAATCACAATCAAGGAATATTGTGTGGAACCCGCGTTGGCCAAAGGAGAGAACTATTCCGCCGATATATTACGAGTGAAAATAAACTATGTTACCGGGAGTAAGAACCACAG AATCCAGACGTACATCATTAAGTCTGCTTTAACATCCGAAGGAATGGCTGACATATTAGAGGAATATGATATGTTCCACCGCGAGATTGCTGTTTACAACAATATATTGCCGAAGGTTGAGCAAATGTTAGCCAATGTTGGCTATACTAGAAAATTAGCTCCTAT AGCGCACGTGGTCTGTGCGGAGAATCCGAAGCATTTTATATTCGAGGACCTAGCTCTACAGGGCTTTCAAAATGCTGATCGAAAACAAGGACTTACGTATAAACAGCTGGAGATGGTTTTGGAgaagatttcaaaatttcatgctGCTACTGCATTTCTCTATAGCAGG GACGAAGAGAGCATGTGTGACCATAACTATCGCAACATTAACGAAGAAATTCAGCATTTGTACCCGCTCTTTGAAAACGGTGTAGTATCCACCGCAGAACAAGCGGCAAAGTGGCCCACTACTTCCAAAACGATTGCCAAAAAGTTATCAAAGTTGGAGAAAACTGTTATCGCTAAAGGCTGTAATGTATACACACGTGACGACACTAGTTTCAACGTGTTGAATCATGGAGATTTATGGGTCAACAATGTGATGTTCAAGTTTGATTCACGCAAGAATCTCATCGACAGCATCCTAGTTGATTACGCAGTCGGTTTTTTCGGCTCACCCGCTATCGACCTCAGCTATCTATTGTTCACCTCCTCTTGTAATGATGTAACAACTGATCAATTCGATCTACTGCTTCAATTCTATCACAGTCAGCTTGTGGATTGTTTAATGAAACTAGGATACACCAAGACTCTACCCACGTTGCTGGACATACAGGTAGATATGCTGCGAAAGGGATTTGTAGGTATTATGTTCGCTACTTTTCTGATACCACTGCGGTTAATGGAAGACACGACAAATGCAGATTTGGGCAATCTTCTCAGTATGTCCGCTGAGGCGGTTAACTTCCGTAGACAAATATTTAGTCATCCTAATTATCAATGTAGAATGGAGTATTTGTTGAATTATTTCGATAGGAAAGGATACCTTGATTGA
- the LOC129778464 gene encoding uncharacterized protein LOC129778464 — translation MKQCNGSELSVPSFLNNDFLLDIIRRTKNDPSITLCHGFKLRPVTDECSSNESTFRATLHYRSNRFHQERAIDLVVKTPLNDKPSSSTEFRMYTKVLPTMTKMLEDAGEPFHHPRLISAMQKPHSVLVIEDVSWLGWTANKLGLNTFQDVIPMIQEIAKLHAASYNLNQKSCDLTAFNKTLFPRDMNGIHDSISTNIERFCDTIQTRKDCEKLVSKFQKLKPSLDAKLNHVYAVNPNDSGYNVLNYASVHTLNILHKTDYAGRVTKTMLTNFQSCSWGSPAIDLLFILNVVVCHDIKLSHRNEIIYEYYRQFVRILTKLGYLGSVPSLVDLHTELLKKSFFEVYLNIIFDEASYIGPSEDHLNQLNYNGEKYLENIIADMHTLMFKGCLNC, via the exons ATGAAGCAGTGCAACGGCTCTGAACTAAGCGTTCCTAGCTTTTTGAATAACGATTTTCTTCTGGATATCATCCGGAGGACAAAAAATGACCCCTCCATAACACTGTGCCATGGGTTCAAGCTTCGTCCGGTAACAGACGAATgctctagcaatgaaagcacctTTCGCGCTACACTCCACTATCGCTCGAATCGATTCCATCAGGAGCGAGCCATAGACCTGGTCGTGAAAACACCCCTCAACGACAAGCCCTCCTCCAGCACAGAATTTAGAATGTATACCAAAGTACTTCCTACGATGACCAAGATGTTGGAAGATGCTGGAGAACCTTTCCACCATCCAAG ATTAATAAGTGCAATGCAGAAACCACATTCTGTGCTTGTAATAGAGGATGTTTCTTGGCTCGGATGGACTGCCAATAAACTAGGATTAAACACCTTCCAAGATGTGATTCCAATGATTCAAGAAATTGCCAAATTACATGCCGCTTCATACAACCTTAATCAAAAG AGCTGTGATCTAACCGCTTTCAACAAAACTCTTTTTCCAAGAGATATGAACGGTATACATGATTCAATCTCCACCAATATTGAAAGGTTCTGTGACACGATACAAACTCGGAAAGACTGTGAAAAATTGGTGTCTAAATTCCAAAAACTGAAACCGTCACTGGACGCGAAATTGAACCACGTGTACGCCGTGAATCCAAATGATAGTGGTTATAATGTTTTGAACTACGCAAGCGTCCACACATTGaacattctacacaaaacaGATTATGCTGGTCGCGTTACCAAAACAATGCTGACCAATTTCCAGAGTTGCTCCTGGGGATCGCCAGCCATCGATTTACTGTTCATTTTGAATGTTGTCGTATGCCACGACATAAAGCTCAGTCATCGGAACGAGATTATCTACGAGTATTACCGACAGTTTGTGCGTATCTTGACCAAACTTGGCTACCTGGGGAGCGTGCCGAGTCTCGTAGATCTCCATACTGAGCTGTTGAAAAAGAGTTTCTTCG AAGTTtatctgaatattattttcgaCGAAGCGAGCTACATTGGACCGAGTGaagatcatctgaatcagttgAACTACAATGGTGAAAAATATCTCGAAAATATTATAGCTGACATGCACACGTTGATGTTTAAAGGCTGTCTAAACTGTTGA